The following are encoded in a window of Ruminiclostridium herbifermentans genomic DNA:
- a CDS encoding HU family DNA-binding protein, with product MNKSELVDSIAEKSGLTKKDSEKALSALIESVEEALANNDKVQLIGFGSFEVKQRAARKGRNPQTMEEIDIPESKVPTFKAGKDLKEKVNQ from the coding sequence ATGAATAAGTCAGAATTAGTAGACAGCATTGCTGAAAAATCAGGATTGACTAAAAAAGATTCTGAAAAAGCGCTAAGTGCATTAATTGAAAGTGTAGAAGAAGCATTAGCAAATAATGATAAAGTTCAGCTAATAGGCTTTGGATCATTTGAAGTTAAGCAAAGAGCAGCAAGAAAGGGACGAAATCCTCAGACAATGGAGGAAATTGATATTCCAGAGAGTAAAGTTCCTACATTTAAAGCTGGTAAAGACTTAAAAGAAAAGGTTAACCAATAG
- a CDS encoding RNA-binding S4 domain-containing protein: MRIDKYLKVSRIIKRRTVANEVCEQGRVKINDKIAKPGSEVKVGDVVEIQFGNNTTTIEITRVTEHVTKDDAKEMYVIK; the protein is encoded by the coding sequence ATGAGAATAGACAAATATTTAAAGGTAAGCAGGATTATCAAAAGGAGAACCGTTGCAAATGAAGTTTGTGAGCAAGGTAGAGTTAAAATCAATGATAAGATTGCTAAACCGGGCTCTGAGGTTAAGGTTGGCGATGTAGTTGAAATTCAATTTGGAAATAATACAACGACAATTGAGATAACTAGGGTCACAGAGCATGTAACAAAGGACGATGCAAAAGAAATGTACGTTATAAAGTAA